A single region of the Lysinibacillus sp. B2A1 genome encodes:
- a CDS encoding transcriptional regulator codes for MKPSINSELLESKMLLAGFKSRKSFAEALGVSEHSVSNLLNRVYNPSFELMNKIYRTLDLKPDEGQEIFFGNYLRNTKVMVV; via the coding sequence ATGAAACCTAGCATTAATTCAGAATTACTAGAATCAAAAATGCTTTTAGCTGGGTTTAAATCTAGAAAATCTTTTGCAGAAGCTCTTGGTGTATCAGAACACAGTGTTAGCAACTTATTGAATCGTGTTTATAACCCTTCCTTTGAGCTAATGAATAAAATTTATCGAACTTTAGATTTAAAACCAGATGAAGGTCAGGAAATTTTTTTTGGGAACTACTTACGTAATACGAAAGTTATGGTTGTATGA
- a CDS encoding XRE family transcriptional regulator: MNNNFQPQNARFRKQESKLSFYESLLYTINKEEVIFMDIGNRLRIARQKRNLTLAFVGEVLGKTEATVQRYESGNIKNLKLETIEQLAMLYDVPPAYLMGWQAEDPLSFSSTYNFYDANVAAGLPTSIESILEDDVQKITLPDTFMGKWANHEDIFFVKANGDSMNKVFLDGSLLAVKPTEIEKIRNDDIVLFSNGDNEYSVKRIFVDTERSEIIFSPDSNDRSFRQYVVKLSNLENNIKIYGKIVKYFTEPPCS; encoded by the coding sequence ATGAATAATAACTTTCAACCACAAAATGCAAGATTTAGAAAACAAGAAAGCAAACTTTCATTTTACGAAAGTTTATTGTATACTATAAATAAAGAGGAGGTGATATTTATGGATATCGGAAACAGATTAAGAATAGCACGTCAAAAAAGAAATTTAACACTTGCTTTTGTTGGCGAAGTTCTAGGTAAAACAGAAGCAACTGTTCAAAGGTATGAAAGTGGTAATATTAAAAACTTAAAACTTGAGACAATTGAACAATTAGCTATGTTATATGATGTTCCTCCAGCATATTTGATGGGGTGGCAAGCAGAGGATCCACTTTCTTTCTCTTCTACATATAATTTTTATGATGCTAATGTTGCTGCTGGATTACCAACAAGCATAGAAAGTATATTAGAAGATGATGTTCAAAAGATTACTTTACCTGACACGTTTATGGGTAAATGGGCAAATCATGAAGATATTTTTTTTGTAAAAGCAAATGGCGATTCTATGAATAAAGTATTTCTAGATGGTTCTCTATTAGCTGTTAAACCAACTGAAATTGAAAAGATTAGAAATGATGATATTGTTTTATTCAGTAATGGTGATAATGAATATTCGGTAAAAAGGATATTCGTTGATACTGAAAGATCTGAGATTATCTTTAGTCCTGACTCAAATGATAGGTCATTTAGACAATATGTAGTGAAATTAAGTAATTTAGAAAACAACATTAAGATTTATGGTAAAATCGTAAAATATTTTACAGAACCACCTTGTAGTTAA
- a CDS encoding XRE family transcriptional regulator produces MKIRVKELREYRKLSRYRLAKLSGVNESTLQMIENSKNPNPTFRVMCKIADALGVSLDDLRNE; encoded by the coding sequence TTGAAAATTCGTGTTAAGGAGTTAAGAGAGTATCGTAAGCTATCGAGGTATCGACTTGCTAAACTCTCAGGGGTAAATGAATCTACTCTTCAAATGATAGAAAATAGCAAGAATCCAAATCCTACATTTCGTGTCATGTGCAAAATAGCAGATGCTTTGGGAGTGAGTTTGGATGATCTAAGAAATGAATGA
- a CDS encoding DUF771 domain-containing protein: MQQLQVNLTVPVPDEYVLINRVEYEELQTHSLHGVYWTMVDLENRIGKKQVWIKDNILYPQKFKRQLDVSQGGFVYYPKAKGEKWSFLASKMSQFLEDNFYTIFKG; this comes from the coding sequence TTGCAACAACTGCAAGTTAATTTAACTGTTCCTGTACCAGATGAGTATGTGTTAATCAATCGAGTTGAATACGAAGAATTACAAACTCATTCTCTACATGGTGTCTATTGGACAATGGTTGATTTAGAGAACCGTATTGGAAAAAAGCAAGTGTGGATTAAAGATAATATTTTGTATCCGCAAAAGTTCAAAAGACAGTTAGATGTTTCGCAAGGTGGATTTGTTTATTATCCAAAAGCTAAAGGTGAAAAATGGAGCTTCTTAGCTTCTAAGATGTCTCAGTTTTTGGAAGATAACTTTTACACAATATTTAAAGGGTAG